A DNA window from Macrobrachium rosenbergii isolate ZJJX-2024 chromosome 41, ASM4041242v1, whole genome shotgun sequence contains the following coding sequences:
- the LOC136827254 gene encoding alpha-1D adrenergic receptor-like: protein MSPTLYPTHESPPPQAPPEITAAGGGGLLLVPSGMPSGMRSLAQTLPVLKVPNLKYEDDDDDAGGDLYVEGPELGLEDLTTMASNAACSFLNGLCIDAGGGGSMNDTADGGGNSTENCTTAVGEAFEAPEKNYWTLLLLLFPVFTVFGNILVLMSVYKERSLQTVTNYFIVSLAVADLLVASLVMPFAVYYLVSPEGHEDGRTLVFQVPDPNALLSSFKDVE, encoded by the coding sequence ATGTCACCCACACTATACCCGACTCACGAGTCTCCACCTCCTCAGGCGCCCCCTGAGATCACAGCAGCAGGGGGCGGTGGTCTCCTCCTCGTGCCCTCTGGAATGCCCTCGGGCATGAGGTCCCTGGCGCAGACACTGCCTGTGCTCAAGGTGCCCAACCTGAAGTACgaggatgacgacgacgacgCGGGCGGCGACTTGTACGTGGAGGGGCCGGAGCTCGGCCTCGAAGATCTAACCACCATGGCCTCGAACGCCGCCTGCTCCTTCCTGAATGGATTGTGCATCGACGCCGGGGGGGGCGGCAGCATGAACGACACGGCGGACGGAGGGGGCAACTCGACGGAGAACTGCACGACGGCGGTGGGGGAGGCCTTTGAGGCCCCCGAGAAGAACTACTGGACCTTACTCCTGCTGCTGTTCCCCGTCTTCACCGTCTTCGGGAATATCCTGGTGTTGATGTCCGTTTACAAGGAGCGTTCCCTACAGACGGTGACCAATTACTTCATCGTCTCCCTGGCTGTGGCGGATCTCCTCGTGGCGTCGCTCGTCATGCCCTTCGCCGTCTACTACCTGGTGAGTCCGGAAGGGCACGAGGATGGGAGGACTTTGGTATTTCAGGTCCCTGACCCTAATGCCCTCCTAAGCAGTTTTAAGGACGTtgaatga